A window of Cryptomeria japonica chromosome 3, Sugi_1.0, whole genome shotgun sequence contains these coding sequences:
- the LOC131027343 gene encoding pectinesterase inhibitor 9 has product MESSTLFSIFIIAATLTATAVAKPRGGDFIKSSCNVTRYPDVCVKSLRPYAAALRAKQSQSELVKAAVKVSLVYAQNSTAWTVTLSRTSRSLSKTERSALKDCVQNFGDTSDQIRQSLTELKHLKRGTFKFQMSNVQTWMSAALTNEDSCLDGFRYDQNGRVKVLVQGRVQNSEKLISNALALVNNLASTGGYSKVF; this is encoded by the coding sequence ATGGAATCCTCCACTTTGTTCTCCATTTTCATCATCGCTGCAACCCTAACGGCCACCGCTGTGGCGAAACCCCGAGGGGGCGACTTCATTAAATCTTCCTGCAATGTCACTCGCTATCCCGACGTCTGTGTGAAGTCGCTGAGGCCGTATGCGGCCGCTCTGCGGGCCAAGCAAAGCCAGAGCGAGCTTGTGAAGGCTGCCGTCAAAGTGAGCCTGGTTTACGCCCAAAATTCGACGGCCTGGACTGTCACGCTCTCCCGGACGAGCAGGAGCCTCAGCAAAACAGAGCGCTCGGCACTGAAAGATTGCGTGCAGAATTTCGGTGATACTTCTGATCAGATCCGGCAATCACTGACTGAGCTGAAGCATCTGAAGCGCGGAACTTTCAAATTCCAGATGAGCAATGTGCAGACTTGGATGAGCGCGGCTCTAACGAACGAGGACAGCTGTCTTGATGGCTTCCGGTATGATCAGAATGGGAGGGTTAAAGTGCTTGTTCAGGGGCGGGTGCAGAATTCTGAAAAGTTGATCAGCAATGCGCTTGCTTTGGTCAATAATCTTGCTTCCACTGGAGGATATTCAAAGGTTTTCTGA
- the LOC131027344 gene encoding pectinesterase inhibitor 9, with product MDYSTSRVRIAMDFSTLFFLFTVAAILAYGAGARRPGDDFIESSCKITRYPNLCVASLRSYAPSLQAKRSQKELVKAAVKVSLQNSRNMTVWAARLSRRAGDLSKRERGALRDCLENFDDTSEQIRESLAELKHLRSDTFKFQMSNVQTWMSAALTNEDSCLDGFQDVGKGRVKVLVNGRVQHACELISNALALVNKLAGSTTGY from the coding sequence ATGGATTATTCCACGTCCCGAGTTCGAATCGCCATGGATTTTTCCACCCTTTTCTTCCTTTTCACAGTCGCTGCAATACTCGCGTATGGCGCTGGGGCGAGACGTCCTGGCGATGATTTCATCGAATCCTCCTGCAAAATCACTCGTTACCCCAATTTGTGCGTGGCGTCTCTCCGATCTTACGCGCCCTCTCTGCAGGCAAAGCGGAGCCAGAAAGAGCTCGTGAAGGCAGCCGTCAAAGTTAGCCTGCAGAACTCCAGAAACATGACGGTCTGGGCTGCCAGGCTCTCCAGAAGAGCCGGTGATCTCAGTAAAAGAGAGCGCGGGGCGCTCCGTGACTGCCTGGAGAATTTTGACGACACCTCGGAGCAGATCAGGGAGTCTTTGGCCGAGCTGAAGCATTTGAGGTCTGATACATTCAAGTTCCAGATGAGCAACGTGCAGACTTGGATGAGCGCGGCGCTTACGAACGAAGACAGCTGCCTTGATGGCTTTCAGGATGTCGGCAAAGGTAGGGTTAAAGTGCTCGTAAATGGACGGGTTCAGCACGCCTGCGAGCTCATCAGCAATGCTCTGGCTTTGGTTAACAAGCTTGCAGGTTCTACTACAGGTTATTGA